The Maridesulfovibrio ferrireducens genome has a segment encoding these proteins:
- a CDS encoding DUF1385 domain-containing protein, with product MSAAKTVGGQAVIEGVMMRAKDRLAIAVRRPDGEITVELRPWFSMTPEFMKKPFLRGFPIFIETMVNGVKALNYSATQALDEEDGELTSFHLILTMIIAMGSALGLFVVLPHFFSVLMKWWGISGDVDTLSFHVWDGFFKMAMFLGYIVAISFVPDIKRVFQYHGAEHKSIWAYESGSELTPSKVKEFSRLHPRCGTAFLLFVLVVSILLFTILVPLLLAIWSPQTFLYKHLYIVGIKLLLMAPVSAIAYEMIKASSKHENNLFCRAMCLPGLGMQLLTTSEPDLDQIEVALAALAKAVEEDGGVS from the coding sequence ATGTCCGCAGCTAAGACTGTTGGTGGTCAGGCTGTAATTGAGGGCGTTATGATGCGGGCTAAGGACAGGCTTGCTATTGCGGTTCGTCGTCCTGACGGTGAGATTACCGTGGAATTACGTCCTTGGTTTTCTATGACTCCTGAGTTTATGAAGAAACCTTTTTTGCGCGGCTTCCCAATTTTTATTGAGACTATGGTCAACGGTGTCAAAGCTCTCAACTATTCCGCAACTCAGGCTCTTGACGAAGAAGACGGAGAACTGACCAGTTTTCATCTGATACTTACCATGATTATAGCGATGGGTTCCGCCTTGGGACTTTTCGTAGTTCTTCCACATTTTTTTTCAGTATTAATGAAGTGGTGGGGCATTTCCGGTGATGTTGATACCCTTAGTTTTCATGTCTGGGATGGCTTTTTTAAAATGGCCATGTTTCTTGGATATATTGTAGCCATATCATTTGTTCCTGATATCAAGCGTGTTTTTCAGTACCACGGGGCTGAACACAAATCTATTTGGGCATACGAATCCGGTAGTGAACTGACACCAAGCAAGGTCAAAGAGTTCAGCAGACTGCATCCTCGTTGCGGGACTGCTTTTTTGTTGTTTGTTTTGGTTGTGAGCATTTTGCTGTTCACTATACTGGTTCCGTTGCTGCTCGCTATTTGGTCTCCTCAGACTTTCTTATATAAACATTTATATATTGTCGGCATTAAGCTGCTTCTTATGGCTCCGGTCAGTGCTATTGCTTATGAAATGATTAAAGCGTCAAGTAAGCATGAAAATAATTTGTTTTGCCGGGCCATGTGCCTTCCTGGACTAGGTATGCAACTTTTAACTACAAGTGAACCTGATCTTGATCAGATTGAGGTTGCTTTGGCTGCTCTTGCAAAGGCTGTTGAAGAAGACGGAGGAGTAAGCTGA
- the prfA gene encoding peptide chain release factor 1 has translation MFAKLEDIERSYMDLEQELSDPEVYNNQERFRKVTRAHSDQGEVVRVFREYKQLSADLEDNKEMAKDSDPEIREMAEMEISEIKEKIPALEEELKLLLLPKDPMDEKNIILEIRAGTGGEEAALFCADVFRMYSRYSEQNGWKVEVLSSNPTGTGGFKEMIASISGPKIYSKMKYESGTHRVQRVPATESQGRIHTSAITVAIMPEAEEVDVQVRTEDVRVDVFRASGPGGQSVNTTDSAIRLTHIPSGLVVICQDEKSQHKNKAKAMKVLCSRLLQQEQDKQHAELAEVRRAQVGSGDRSERIRTYNFPQGRVTDHRINLTLYKLDSVMEGDMSELVDSLINHYQSEALKNQASD, from the coding sequence ATGTTTGCCAAACTTGAAGATATCGAACGCTCATATATGGATTTGGAGCAGGAACTTAGCGACCCTGAAGTATATAATAACCAGGAAAGATTCAGAAAAGTAACTAGAGCTCACTCTGATCAGGGAGAGGTTGTTCGGGTTTTTAGAGAGTATAAACAACTTTCTGCCGACCTTGAAGATAACAAGGAAATGGCTAAAGATTCTGATCCTGAGATTCGTGAAATGGCCGAAATGGAAATTTCCGAGATAAAAGAAAAAATTCCTGCTCTTGAAGAAGAACTTAAATTGTTGCTTCTGCCGAAAGATCCCATGGATGAAAAGAATATCATTCTTGAAATCAGGGCTGGTACCGGCGGTGAAGAGGCAGCTCTTTTCTGTGCTGATGTTTTCCGTATGTATTCCCGTTATTCCGAGCAGAATGGCTGGAAAGTTGAAGTCTTAAGTTCCAATCCTACCGGAACCGGTGGTTTTAAGGAAATGATAGCTTCCATCAGCGGGCCGAAAATTTACAGCAAGATGAAATATGAATCCGGAACCCATCGCGTTCAGCGCGTGCCTGCTACCGAATCTCAGGGACGTATTCACACCTCAGCTATTACTGTAGCTATTATGCCCGAAGCGGAAGAGGTTGATGTTCAAGTTCGCACTGAAGATGTCCGTGTTGATGTTTTCCGTGCGTCCGGTCCCGGTGGACAGAGTGTTAACACTACTGACTCTGCTATCCGTCTGACGCATATTCCGTCAGGGCTTGTTGTTATCTGCCAGGATGAAAAATCACAGCACAAGAATAAAGCTAAGGCTATGAAAGTTTTGTGTTCGAGATTACTTCAACAGGAACAGGATAAGCAGCATGCAGAGTTGGCGGAAGTCCGTCGCGCACAGGTTGGGTCCGGTGACCGTTCCGAGCGAATCCGTACATATAACTTTCCTCAGGGACGTGTAACTGATCACAGAATTAACCTGACCCTCTACAAACTTGATTCAGTCATGGAAGGTGATATGAGCGAGCTTGTTGATTCGCTTATTAATCACTATCAATCAGAAGCCTTGAAAAATCAGGCTTCAGATTAG
- the prmC gene encoding peptide chain release factor N(5)-glutamine methyltransferase: MKKNTLRELLSAANLKLTEAGIDSPALSAHLLAEKVFKLDRLKIIMEMNNPVNDDLIPAFNDFVDRRAKGEPVAYILGEKEFYGMDFKIGAGVLIPRPETEEIIEHVLKRFKKDDAFLFADFGTGSGILAVTIAKLFPQARGIAMELSADALGIARDNAKKHFVDDRVLFIKADFTLPVFKNDIFDLVLANPPYLSDAELGEISHEVAGFEPVSALVGGELGDEMIKGCAPHIAAALKSAGCMYMEIGYLQGEAAYKIFDSCAAFSGQVEVLADISNHDRIVVALKN; encoded by the coding sequence ATGAAAAAAAATACTCTTAGAGAACTTCTTTCCGCAGCCAATCTTAAGTTAACAGAGGCCGGAATAGATTCTCCGGCTTTATCCGCGCACTTGCTGGCTGAAAAAGTTTTTAAGTTAGATCGATTGAAAATAATCATGGAAATGAACAACCCTGTAAATGATGATTTAATTCCAGCGTTCAATGATTTCGTTGACAGAAGGGCAAAAGGCGAGCCTGTTGCCTATATTCTTGGTGAAAAAGAATTTTACGGGATGGATTTTAAAATTGGAGCCGGAGTTTTAATACCGCGTCCTGAAACAGAAGAAATTATTGAGCATGTTTTAAAACGTTTTAAAAAAGATGACGCTTTTCTTTTTGCGGATTTCGGTACCGGTTCAGGAATTCTGGCTGTGACCATAGCTAAGCTTTTTCCCCAAGCAAGAGGGATTGCTATGGAGTTAAGTGCTGACGCCCTCGGTATTGCCCGTGATAATGCAAAGAAGCACTTTGTGGACGACCGGGTTTTATTTATTAAGGCGGACTTCACTCTGCCTGTTTTTAAAAATGATATTTTTGATCTGGTGCTTGCCAATCCGCCTTATTTAAGTGATGCCGAACTAGGTGAGATCAGTCATGAGGTTGCCGGGTTTGAACCTGTTTCCGCGCTTGTTGGTGGAGAGCTTGGTGATGAAATGATAAAGGGTTGTGCTCCGCATATTGCCGCTGCATTAAAGTCGGCTGGATGTATGTATATGGAGATAGGTTACCTTCAGGGTGAGGCTGCATATAAAATTTTTGACTCCTGTGCTGCTTTTTCAGGGCAGGTTGAAGTGCTGGCTGATATTTCAAATCACGACCGGATTGTTGTAGCTCTAAAGAATTGA
- the lpxC gene encoding UDP-3-O-acyl-N-acetylglucosamine deacetylase: MLQTTIQKTVRCKGIGLHSGKQVEIVLRPAVEDTGILFSLHTGVGSSFITPNPDLVVATGLATTLGNGKDSVSTVEHLLAAVRGMGIDNIHIEVRGNELPIMDGSAGPFVYLLRQAEVMELSKARRVMAVTKAINFEQDGKYVRAYPHDGFAIDYTIDFDHPQIGRQTLSLEITPDVFVDELAKARTFGFLKEVEYLHANGLALGGSLDNAVVLDDYGILNEDGLRFVDEFVRHKILDFIGDMAVMEAPLQGRFEIFASGHALNNSFLKYLYANAEDYLEERVLEPLYDKVAQKDLSPVYPEAVPVPA, from the coding sequence ATGCTACAAACAACTATCCAAAAAACAGTAAGATGCAAAGGTATTGGACTCCACAGCGGCAAGCAGGTGGAAATCGTATTGAGGCCTGCTGTTGAAGACACTGGTATTCTTTTTTCACTTCATACCGGGGTCGGAAGTTCTTTTATTACTCCTAACCCTGATCTGGTTGTAGCAACCGGACTTGCAACGACTCTCGGAAATGGAAAAGATTCTGTTTCTACTGTAGAACATCTTCTCGCCGCTGTGCGCGGAATGGGAATTGATAATATTCATATCGAAGTCAGAGGCAATGAGCTGCCCATCATGGATGGTAGCGCAGGGCCTTTCGTATATCTTCTTCGTCAGGCTGAAGTCATGGAACTTTCCAAAGCTCGCAGGGTTATGGCTGTTACCAAGGCTATAAATTTTGAGCAGGACGGGAAGTACGTTCGTGCTTATCCTCATGACGGTTTCGCGATTGATTACACTATTGATTTTGATCATCCTCAGATTGGAAGACAGACTCTCTCACTTGAAATTACTCCTGATGTTTTTGTTGATGAACTGGCCAAAGCCAGAACATTCGGATTCTTGAAGGAAGTAGAATATCTACATGCCAACGGACTTGCTCTCGGCGGATCGCTTGATAACGCAGTTGTGCTTGACGATTATGGCATATTGAATGAAGACGGACTTCGTTTTGTAGATGAGTTTGTACGACATAAAATTTTAGATTTTATTGGTGATATGGCTGTAATGGAAGCTCCTTTACAGGGAAGATTTGAAATATTTGCTTCCGGTCATGCACTGAATAATTCTTTCCTCAAATATCTTTACGCAAATGCGGAAGATTATCTTGAAGAACGTGTGCTTGAGCCTCTTTACGACAAGGTTGCACAGAAAGATCTTTCTCCTGTTTATCCGGAAGCCGTACCCGTTCCGGCATAG
- a CDS encoding methyl-accepting chemotaxis protein → MFRSISSRISYMVAVVVIISTVIMLFFIDSTLEKDMLNAQGRTARNTIRMGLLYLQEGKQAIEVYRDNVYRERKQAVKDAMSVFIAQLDSYYSLYKSGVLTEAQAKEAAYNLARTTRYFNNDYFFIYSENLVSLAHPDNSIEGRNLSKSQDQKGYSFGPDMISKGTTEGGGFLNLWWTRLGSEEPVPKILYVQPFSKWNWIIGTGTYVDDIESSVAVQKVELIKDLQKGFSQIRLAETGRLFVFDNDKKVLVPPVGAGPNFADTVNLNTGKSLLHDLKDVGKQGMWKLNYKVLRGDGTEVEKQSFVRYFAPLGWYVASTVPLREIHAPVNNLIMKQGGISFAILLFTIVFIYYVVRKICMPIQSVSKVAFLVSRGDLKEAKTLFYKNNDQDYLKKIINSENIEGGDKKFDEVDHLVKSFHTMLITLNSLVSQVQRSGEMVTGSALKLGSAIGQLEVAVENQAAATQELGSTSREISATSQELARTMNESTEVAVSTGNLADQGLLDLDVMSQSMETMRDASGGIFSKLSVINSKAANISSVVTSISKISEQINLLSLNAAIEAEKAGEFGQGFSVVAREIRKLADQTAMSTLDIEKIVAEMLSAVSSGVMEMDKFRQQVETGVSNVEVLGRGITGVVDQVRSLTPQFAFVNEGMQNQSEGAEQISSAMLQLSETSIQTKDALEEFVSITEQLSISVDTLEEGVAVFRVEKE, encoded by the coding sequence ATGTTCCGGTCCATTAGCTCAAGAATTTCATATATGGTTGCCGTTGTAGTAATTATTTCAACAGTTATCATGCTGTTTTTTATCGACAGCACTCTTGAAAAAGACATGCTAAATGCACAGGGGCGTACCGCACGAAATACAATTCGTATGGGCTTATTGTATCTTCAAGAAGGAAAGCAGGCGATTGAAGTTTATCGGGATAATGTCTACCGGGAGCGCAAGCAGGCTGTTAAAGACGCAATGAGTGTTTTTATTGCGCAACTTGATTCATATTATTCACTCTACAAATCAGGGGTGTTGACAGAAGCTCAAGCTAAAGAGGCTGCTTATAATCTAGCAAGAACTACTAGGTATTTTAATAATGATTATTTTTTTATCTATTCAGAGAATCTTGTTTCTTTGGCTCATCCTGATAATTCAATTGAAGGGCGAAATTTATCTAAGAGCCAAGATCAGAAAGGGTATTCGTTTGGTCCTGATATGATTTCAAAAGGAACAACTGAAGGGGGCGGGTTTCTGAATTTATGGTGGACCAGATTGGGCTCTGAGGAACCGGTTCCTAAAATTTTGTACGTCCAGCCGTTTTCAAAGTGGAATTGGATAATTGGTACAGGCACATATGTAGATGACATTGAGAGCTCTGTTGCAGTTCAAAAAGTAGAACTCATTAAGGATTTGCAGAAAGGATTTTCGCAAATACGTTTAGCTGAGACTGGACGATTGTTTGTTTTTGATAATGATAAGAAAGTATTAGTCCCACCTGTAGGTGCAGGTCCTAATTTTGCGGATACAGTCAATCTGAATACTGGAAAAAGTTTATTGCATGATCTTAAAGATGTCGGAAAACAAGGGATGTGGAAGTTAAATTATAAAGTTTTGCGCGGAGATGGAACAGAAGTTGAGAAGCAGTCTTTTGTTCGTTATTTTGCTCCTCTTGGTTGGTATGTTGCTTCAACGGTTCCTTTGAGAGAAATTCATGCTCCGGTAAATAATTTGATTATGAAGCAGGGTGGTATAAGTTTTGCCATTCTCTTGTTCACAATTGTTTTTATTTATTATGTTGTCCGAAAAATTTGTATGCCTATACAGAGTGTTTCTAAAGTAGCTTTTCTTGTTTCGCGAGGAGATTTGAAGGAAGCTAAGACATTATTTTATAAAAATAATGATCAAGATTATTTGAAGAAAATAATTAATTCCGAGAATATTGAGGGCGGAGATAAGAAGTTTGATGAAGTTGACCATCTTGTAAAATCTTTTCATACAATGCTTATAACTCTTAATTCGCTTGTAAGTCAGGTTCAACGGTCAGGTGAAATGGTTACTGGGTCGGCACTCAAGCTTGGTTCTGCAATTGGACAGCTTGAAGTTGCTGTTGAAAACCAGGCTGCGGCTACTCAGGAGCTTGGAAGTACTTCCCGTGAAATATCTGCAACGTCTCAGGAACTTGCCCGCACAATGAATGAATCTACGGAAGTTGCGGTTTCCACAGGAAATCTGGCAGATCAGGGATTACTGGATCTTGATGTCATGAGTCAAAGTATGGAAACCATGCGCGATGCTTCCGGAGGAATTTTTTCTAAGCTTTCAGTAATTAATTCTAAGGCCGCTAATATCAGTTCTGTAGTCACTTCTATTTCTAAAATATCAGAACAGATAAATCTGCTTTCCCTTAATGCTGCAATTGAAGCCGAAAAAGCCGGTGAATTTGGTCAGGGTTTTTCCGTAGTTGCACGTGAAATTAGAAAACTTGCAGATCAAACGGCTATGTCTACTCTTGATATTGAGAAGATTGTTGCTGAAATGCTTTCAGCTGTTTCATCCGGTGTTATGGAAATGGATAAATTCCGTCAGCAGGTTGAAACGGGGGTTAGTAATGTTGAAGTGCTTGGTCGCGGAATTACTGGAGTTGTGGATCAGGTCCGTTCACTTACTCCGCAGTTTGCTTTTGTTAATGAAGGAATGCAGAACCAAAGCGAAGGAGCTGAGCAAATTAGTAGTGCAATGCTTCAGTTAAGTGAAACATCGATTCAGACTAAGGATGCTCTTGAGGAGTTTGTAAGTATTACCGAGCAACTCTCAATTTCTGTTGATACTTTGGAAGAAGGCGTGGCTGTATTCCGGGTAGAAAAAGAGTAG